The following proteins are co-located in the Pseudomonas synxantha genome:
- the rpmE gene encoding 50S ribosomal protein L31, translated as MKADIHPAYETIEVTCSCGNKFETRSNLCKPLGTDVCNECHPFYTGKQKTLDTGGRVQRFADRFGAFGKKPAATPAE; from the coding sequence ATGAAAGCCGATATCCATCCAGCGTACGAAACCATCGAAGTCACCTGCAGCTGCGGCAACAAGTTCGAAACCCGTTCGAACCTGTGCAAGCCACTGGGTACTGACGTATGCAACGAGTGCCACCCGTTCTACACCGGTAAGCAGAAAACTCTGGACACCGGCGGCCGTGTACAGCGCTTCGCAGATCGCTTTGGTGCTTTCGGCAAGAAGCCTGCTGCTACTCCAGCAGAGTAA
- a CDS encoding thermonuclease family protein: MGFCQLLKKASLVGAFFVPGIWLATVRAEAFCPAPASVAHVQVQRVVDGDTVRLKDGRSVRMIGLNAPETGRKGRTDEPFAVAARQRLQALVQASDGRVGLVPGREGRDHYGRTLAHLYGANGENLEAQLLAEGLGFQVGVAPNVDLVACQQAAENSARQARLGLWRQSPVQTVAQLKQSGFALVTGRVSKIERNRGGIWIELQGSLVLRIAPNLTSRFDATLLNGLQGRTIEARGWVQDRSRRGGLKKGQSRWLLPLTDPSMLKSAS, from the coding sequence ATGGGCTTTTGCCAGCTGTTGAAAAAGGCGTCCCTTGTGGGCGCCTTTTTTGTGCCTGGGATTTGGCTGGCGACCGTCCGGGCCGAAGCATTCTGCCCCGCACCGGCCTCTGTGGCGCATGTCCAGGTGCAGCGGGTGGTGGACGGCGACACCGTGCGCCTCAAGGATGGCCGCAGCGTGCGCATGATCGGCCTCAATGCGCCGGAAACCGGCAGGAAGGGTCGCACTGACGAGCCATTTGCCGTCGCCGCCCGCCAGCGTCTACAGGCCCTGGTACAGGCCAGTGATGGGCGTGTCGGTCTGGTGCCGGGGCGCGAGGGCAGGGATCACTACGGTCGTACCCTGGCCCACCTTTACGGCGCCAACGGTGAGAACCTGGAGGCGCAATTGTTGGCCGAGGGCCTGGGTTTTCAGGTGGGCGTGGCGCCGAATGTGGACTTGGTCGCCTGCCAGCAGGCCGCCGAAAACAGCGCCCGCCAAGCGCGGCTCGGCCTGTGGCGCCAATCGCCGGTGCAGACCGTGGCGCAACTCAAGCAGTCCGGGTTTGCCCTGGTCACTGGCCGGGTCAGCAAGATCGAGCGCAATCGCGGCGGAATCTGGATTGAGTTGCAGGGTTCACTGGTATTACGCATTGCACCCAATCTGACCAGTCGTTTCGACGCGACCCTGCTCAATGGTCTGCAAGGCCGCACCATCGAGGCGCGTGGCTGGGTGCAGGATCGCTCCCGACGCGGCGGCCTGAAAAAAGGCCAGTCACGCTGGCTGTTGCCACTGACCGACCCCAGCATGCTGAAATCAGCGTCTTGA
- a CDS encoding malic enzyme-like NAD(P)-binding protein produces MSDLKTAALEYHAHPRPGKLSVELTKATATARDLSLAYSPGVAEPVREIARDPELAYKYTGKGNLVAVISDGTAILGLGNLGPLASKPVMEGKGVLFKRFAGIDVFDIEVDSESPQAFIDTVKRISITFGGINLEDIKAPECFEIEKALIEQCDIPVFHDDQHGTAIVTAAGMINALEIAGKTLGEAKIVCLGAGAAAISCMKLIISMGAKLENIYMVDSKGVIQSERTDLNQYKAMFAHPSSKRTLADALDGADVFVGLSGPNLLSAEGLKSMAPNPIVFACSNPDPEISPELAHATRSDVIMATGRSDYPNQVNNVLGFPFIFRGALDVRAKRINEEMKVAAANALRELAKLPVPQDVCDAYGGAKLEFGREYIIPKPMDKRLITLISDAVAKAAIETGVATLPYPKNYPLQSVDDVFNG; encoded by the coding sequence ATGTCTGATTTGAAAACTGCCGCTCTCGAATACCATGCCCATCCTCGTCCAGGAAAGCTGAGTGTAGAGCTCACCAAAGCCACTGCCACTGCTCGCGACCTGTCGCTGGCCTACAGCCCTGGTGTTGCCGAGCCCGTACGTGAAATCGCCCGTGACCCAGAACTGGCGTACAAGTACACCGGCAAGGGCAACCTGGTTGCAGTGATTTCCGATGGCACCGCGATCCTTGGCCTGGGTAACCTCGGTCCATTGGCGTCCAAGCCAGTCATGGAAGGTAAAGGCGTGCTGTTCAAGCGCTTTGCCGGCATCGACGTTTTCGACATCGAAGTCGATTCCGAGAGCCCGCAGGCTTTCATCGACACGGTCAAGCGTATTTCCATCACCTTTGGTGGCATCAACCTGGAAGACATCAAGGCACCTGAGTGCTTCGAGATCGAAAAGGCCCTGATCGAGCAGTGCGACATTCCGGTATTCCACGATGACCAGCACGGCACCGCCATCGTTACCGCAGCCGGCATGATCAACGCCCTGGAAATCGCTGGCAAAACCCTGGGCGAGGCGAAGATCGTCTGCCTGGGCGCCGGCGCTGCGGCCATTTCCTGCATGAAGCTGATCATCAGCATGGGCGCCAAGCTGGAAAACATCTACATGGTCGACAGCAAGGGCGTGATCCAGTCCGAGCGTACCGACCTGAACCAGTACAAGGCGATGTTTGCCCATCCGTCCTCCAAGCGCACCCTGGCTGACGCCCTCGACGGTGCCGACGTGTTCGTCGGCCTGTCTGGCCCGAACCTGCTGAGCGCCGAAGGCCTGAAGTCCATGGCACCGAACCCGATCGTGTTCGCCTGCTCCAACCCGGATCCGGAAATCTCGCCAGAGCTGGCCCACGCCACCCGCAGCGACGTGATCATGGCCACCGGTCGTTCGGACTACCCGAACCAGGTCAACAACGTCCTGGGCTTCCCGTTCATCTTCCGTGGTGCCCTGGACGTACGCGCCAAGCGCATCAACGAAGAAATGAAAGTGGCCGCCGCCAACGCCCTGCGTGAACTGGCCAAGCTGCCAGTGCCTCAGGACGTCTGCGACGCCTACGGTGGTGCCAAGCTGGAATTCGGTCGTGAGTACATCATTCCGAAGCCAATGGATAAGCGCCTGATCACCCTGATCTCCGATGCCGTGGCCAAGGCTGCCATCGAGACCGGCGTGGCGACGCTGCCGTATCCTAAGAACTACCCGCTGCAAAGCGTGGATGATGTGTTCAACGGCTAA
- a CDS encoding penicillin-binding protein 1A has translation MRLLKFFGYSIVAIVCGLLLVLSGAYLYLSPGLPSVEALRSIQLQIPLRVYSSDEKLIAEFGEMRRTPIRFADIPPNFISALLSAEDDNFANHYGVDPSSLVRAATQLVKSGHIQSGGSTITMQVAKNFFLTSERSFSRKATEILLALQIERQLTKDEILELYVNKIYLGNRAYGIEAASQVYYGKSIRDASLAQMAMIAGLPKAPSRFNPLANPARSKERRDWILGRMYKLGKIDQAAYESAVAEPLNASYHVPTPEVNAPYIAEMARAEMVGRYGSDAYTEGFRVTTTVPSNLQEIANNSVHEGLITYDQRHGYRGPESRLPGKTLSAWTTELSKQRSISGLDPAIVTQVTKDGIQVLTRTGEAHVAWDSMKWARPFLNTNSMGPMPKQPSDVAQVGDLIRVQRQKDDSLKFSQVPVAQGALVSLDPQNGAIRALVGGFAFEQSNYNRATQAKRQPGSSFKPFVYSAALDNGYTAASLVNDAPIVFVDEYLDKVWRPKNDTNTFLGPIRIREALYKSRNLVSIRLLQAMGVGKTIDYMTRFGFAKSDLPPNLSLALGTATLTPMEIATGWSTFANGGYKITPYLIDKIESRNGDMLFTANPPRVPGDVVNGVAATDGLAAPSNGGITIEPTPGTTPAATAPATTEPQAPAVAERIVDGRTTYILNSILQDVIKKGTGRRALALGRADIAGKTGTTNESKDAWFSGYNGDYVTTVWTGYDQPESLGRREFGGTVALPIWMSYMGAALKDKPLHTQPEPEGILSLRIDPVSGRAASPSTPNAYFELFKSEDTPPSVNELGNGVVPGSPLPADEGAPIDLF, from the coding sequence ATTCGTCTGCTGAAGTTTTTCGGGTACTCCATTGTCGCCATCGTCTGCGGGCTGCTGCTCGTACTCAGCGGGGCCTACCTCTACCTTAGTCCGGGTTTGCCTTCCGTAGAGGCCCTCAGAAGTATCCAGTTGCAGATTCCTTTGCGGGTTTACAGCAGCGACGAAAAACTGATCGCGGAGTTCGGCGAAATGCGCCGTACACCGATCCGTTTCGCCGATATTCCGCCCAATTTCATCAGCGCCTTGCTGTCTGCCGAAGACGACAATTTCGCCAACCACTACGGTGTCGACCCCAGCAGCCTGGTGCGTGCGGCCACGCAGCTGGTAAAAAGCGGACACATTCAATCCGGCGGCAGCACCATTACCATGCAGGTGGCGAAGAACTTCTTCCTTACCAGCGAGCGCAGTTTTTCCCGCAAGGCCACCGAGATCCTGCTGGCACTGCAGATCGAACGTCAGCTGACCAAGGACGAAATCCTCGAGCTGTATGTCAACAAGATCTACCTGGGCAACCGCGCCTACGGCATCGAGGCCGCCTCCCAGGTCTACTATGGCAAGTCGATTCGTGACGCCAGCCTGGCGCAGATGGCCATGATTGCCGGCCTGCCCAAGGCCCCATCGCGCTTTAACCCGCTGGCCAACCCGGCGCGCAGCAAAGAGCGGCGCGACTGGATCCTGGGGCGCATGTACAAGCTGGGCAAGATAGACCAGGCCGCCTACGAAAGCGCTGTAGCCGAGCCACTGAACGCCAGTTATCACGTGCCGACGCCGGAAGTGAATGCGCCGTATATCGCCGAAATGGCGCGTGCCGAGATGGTTGGCCGCTATGGCAGCGACGCCTATACCGAAGGCTTCCGAGTGACCACGACGGTTCCAAGCAACTTGCAGGAAATCGCCAACAACTCGGTGCATGAAGGCCTGATCACCTATGACCAGCGCCACGGCTACCGCGGTCCGGAATCGCGCCTGCCCGGCAAGACCCTGAGCGCGTGGACCACCGAATTGAGCAAGCAGCGCTCCATCAGCGGCCTGGACCCGGCCATCGTCACCCAGGTGACAAAAGACGGCATCCAGGTGCTGACCCGTACCGGCGAAGCGCATGTGGCGTGGGACAGCATGAAGTGGGCGCGACCATTCCTGAATACCAACAGCATGGGGCCGATGCCCAAGCAGCCGTCCGACGTGGCCCAGGTGGGCGATTTGATCCGCGTGCAACGCCAGAAGGATGACAGCCTCAAGTTCAGCCAGGTGCCGGTCGCCCAAGGCGCCCTGGTGTCCCTGGACCCGCAGAACGGTGCGATCCGTGCACTGGTCGGCGGTTTTGCCTTCGAGCAGAGCAACTACAACCGCGCCACCCAGGCCAAGCGCCAGCCGGGTTCGAGCTTCAAGCCATTCGTCTACAGCGCCGCGCTGGACAACGGCTACACCGCCGCCAGCCTGGTCAACGACGCGCCGATCGTGTTTGTCGATGAATACCTGGACAAGGTCTGGCGCCCGAAGAATGACACCAACACCTTCCTCGGCCCGATCCGTATCCGCGAAGCGCTGTACAAGTCGCGCAACCTGGTGTCGATTCGCCTGTTGCAGGCAATGGGCGTGGGCAAGACCATCGACTACATGACGCGCTTTGGCTTCGCCAAGTCCGACCTGCCGCCAAACCTGTCCCTGGCCCTGGGCACCGCGACTCTCACGCCGATGGAGATCGCCACCGGCTGGAGTACCTTTGCCAACGGCGGCTACAAGATCACGCCGTACCTGATCGACAAGATCGAGAGCCGCAATGGCGACATGCTGTTTACCGCCAACCCACCGCGGGTGCCGGGTGACGTGGTCAATGGCGTGGCAGCGACCGATGGCCTTGCGGCACCGAGTAATGGCGGCATCACCATTGAGCCAACCCCAGGCACGACGCCTGCGGCAACCGCCCCCGCGACCACCGAACCGCAAGCCCCGGCAGTCGCCGAGCGCATCGTGGATGGCCGTACCACCTATATTCTCAACAGCATCCTGCAAGACGTGATCAAGAAGGGCACCGGCCGCCGCGCACTGGCCCTGGGCCGCGCAGATATTGCCGGCAAGACCGGTACTACCAACGAATCCAAGGACGCCTGGTTCTCTGGCTATAACGGCGACTACGTGACCACTGTGTGGACCGGTTACGACCAGCCTGAAAGCCTGGGCCGCCGCGAGTTTGGCGGCACCGTCGCCCTGCCGATCTGGATGAGTTACATGGGCGCCGCGCTGAAGGACAAGCCACTGCACACCCAGCCCGAACCGGAAGGCATCCTCAGCCTGCGCATCGACCCGGTGAGTGGCCGCGCCGCGTCGCCAAGCACGCCGAATGCCTACTTCGAGCTGTTCAAAAGCGAAGACACGCCGCCGTCGGTCAACGAGCTGGGCAACGGGGTTGTACCAGGCAGCCCGCTGCCGGCGGATGAAGGCGCGCCGATCGATTTGTTCTGA
- the pilM gene encoding type IV pilus assembly protein PilM → MEKGFFRRKVDTVLGVDINDSSIRLIELGRSAGVFSVQGYVTQALPTHAVVDGALLDVEGVGRALQQALSRLRPSARSAAVAVAGPSVITRLIEMDAGLSDEEMAWKIQMEADQFIPYPLDEVAIDFQVRSPSAQGEQWVEVMLAACLREQVEAREAVLALAGLVLQVVDVEEFALERACRQDFASFAPAHRVDGAQWAVDAQEMGVACGLALRSFAG, encoded by the coding sequence ATGGAAAAGGGATTTTTCAGGCGAAAAGTCGACACCGTCCTGGGGGTCGATATCAATGACAGCAGCATCAGGTTGATCGAGCTGGGCCGTTCAGCGGGCGTTTTCAGCGTCCAGGGCTACGTGACCCAGGCGCTGCCGACCCATGCGGTGGTCGATGGTGCCCTGTTGGACGTCGAAGGCGTGGGGCGGGCATTGCAGCAGGCATTATCGCGCCTGCGGCCCTCAGCCCGGAGCGCCGCCGTGGCGGTGGCGGGCCCTTCGGTTATCACGCGGTTGATCGAAATGGATGCAGGCCTCAGCGACGAGGAAATGGCCTGGAAGATCCAGATGGAAGCCGACCAGTTTATTCCCTATCCATTGGATGAAGTGGCCATCGATTTTCAGGTCCGGAGCCCGTCGGCCCAGGGGGAGCAATGGGTCGAAGTGATGTTGGCAGCGTGCCTGCGCGAGCAAGTCGAGGCGCGTGAAGCGGTTTTGGCTCTGGCGGGGCTGGTGCTGCAGGTGGTAGATGTGGAAGAGTTTGCATTGGAGCGCGCTTGCCGTCAGGATTTTGCCAGCTTCGCGCCGGCTCATCGAGTCGATGGCGCACAATGGGCCGTGGATGCCCAGGAGATGGGAGTGGCTTGCGGGTTGGCCCTGAGGAGTTTCGCTGGATGA
- a CDS encoding PilN domain-containing protein: MIRINLLPWRQALAERRRRYFLMLMLAFACLALAAVWLADQVIDQAIDRQVSRNNRLGEDIAVQDSRIRTIDDLQERSQQLAERMKVVQDLHDARSSGARLFDQLARAVPEGVHLHEVVANGDTISIRGSAESHQDIAQLMRRLEATQGAHATRLQRVQAEGERGESEFQLMVRQGETVEAQP, encoded by the coding sequence ATGATACGAATCAATCTTTTGCCTTGGCGCCAGGCGCTGGCGGAACGCAGGCGTAGATATTTCCTGATGCTGATGCTGGCGTTTGCCTGCCTGGCACTGGCTGCAGTCTGGTTGGCTGATCAGGTGATCGACCAGGCGATAGATCGGCAGGTAAGTCGCAACAATCGCCTGGGTGAGGACATTGCCGTACAGGATTCACGGATCAGGACCATTGACGACCTGCAGGAGCGCAGCCAGCAGTTGGCCGAACGCATGAAGGTTGTGCAGGATCTGCACGACGCCCGTTCTTCCGGTGCCCGGCTGTTCGATCAGTTGGCTCGCGCAGTGCCCGAGGGCGTACATCTGCATGAGGTGGTGGCGAACGGCGATACCATCAGCATCCGCGGCAGTGCTGAAAGCCACCAGGATATCGCCCAGCTGATGCGTCGGCTCGAGGCCACGCAAGGGGCTCACGCGACTCGTCTGCAGCGCGTGCAGGCCGAAGGCGAGCGCGGCGAAAGTGAATTTCAGCTAATGGTGCGCCAGGGGGAAACCGTCGAGGCGCAACCATGA